From Haloglomus litoreum, the proteins below share one genomic window:
- a CDS encoding ABC transporter substrate-binding protein: MDDTHERDDGTEGQTTGSRVNRRWFLGSTAAAATIGLAGCTNTDDGGDGGGDGGGGGGDGGSDGGDGGGGDGGSDGGDGGGGSSDPLVIGGLFPTSGPYASAGQGMRAAFELAVNTRFDSSVAGREVETIVRDTATAPETAVNEATSLINEENIDMMVGGFSSSVCLALQDIAGREGVPYFAGGGATLQANGKNCNRESYFAYASGWQYSGAGVTAYEQGILDSLFFIQADYAGGEGVYRGVTSVMESETDAQMMGRALAPLGADDYSSQISKARDSGADAVWAATVGADSIKLVKQAVSAGLTEDMEILVGSVGNSVGAALSDEELGAIHGGASFYWTAEGSGEFSDEFSSETGGPPEWWSSATFDATMEALTAVENTEGSTSIEDLNSALDGREFSWTRPGTAWRACDHRAIQPYYLLKGNPSGSDSGEYWSIIGETGGEQIMRSCEKTGCSL; this comes from the coding sequence ATGGACGACACGCACGAGCGCGACGACGGAACGGAGGGACAGACGACCGGCAGCCGGGTGAACCGACGATGGTTCCTGGGCAGCACGGCCGCCGCGGCGACCATCGGCCTCGCCGGCTGTACGAACACAGACGATGGCGGTGATGGAGGCGGTGACGGCGGTGGCGGCGGTGGGGACGGGGGGAGCGACGGCGGCGACGGCGGCGGTGGGGACGGGGGGAGCGACGGCGGTGACGGTGGCGGCGGGTCCAGCGATCCGCTTGTGATCGGTGGGCTGTTCCCGACGAGCGGCCCGTACGCGTCGGCCGGTCAGGGGATGCGGGCGGCGTTCGAGCTCGCAGTCAACACCCGGTTCGACTCGAGTGTCGCCGGGCGGGAGGTCGAGACGATCGTCCGGGACACGGCGACCGCCCCGGAGACGGCGGTCAACGAGGCCACCTCGCTCATCAACGAGGAGAACATCGACATGATGGTGGGCGGGTTCAGCAGCTCGGTCTGTCTGGCCCTGCAGGACATCGCCGGGCGCGAAGGAGTCCCCTACTTCGCCGGCGGCGGCGCCACGCTGCAGGCCAACGGGAAGAACTGCAACAGGGAGTCCTACTTCGCCTACGCGAGCGGCTGGCAGTACTCGGGGGCGGGAGTCACCGCCTACGAACAGGGCATCCTCGACAGCCTGTTCTTCATCCAGGCGGACTACGCCGGCGGGGAGGGCGTCTACCGTGGCGTCACCTCCGTCATGGAGAGCGAGACGGACGCCCAGATGATGGGTCGGGCGCTCGCGCCGCTGGGCGCGGACGACTACAGCTCCCAGATCAGCAAGGCCCGCGACAGCGGGGCCGACGCCGTCTGGGCCGCGACCGTCGGCGCCGACTCGATCAAGCTCGTCAAGCAGGCCGTCTCGGCCGGACTCACCGAGGACATGGAGATCCTGGTCGGGAGCGTCGGCAACTCAGTGGGCGCCGCACTCTCCGACGAGGAACTCGGCGCAATCCACGGGGGCGCCAGCTTCTACTGGACCGCCGAGGGCTCCGGGGAGTTCAGCGACGAGTTCAGCAGCGAGACCGGGGGCCCGCCGGAGTGGTGGTCCTCGGCGACGTTCGACGCCACCATGGAGGCACTGACCGCGGTCGAGAACACCGAGGGCTCGACGAGCATCGAGGACCTGAACTCGGCGCTCGACGGCCGCGAGTTCTCCTGGACCCGCCCCGGCACCGCGTGGCGTGCGTGTGACCACCGTGCCATCCAGCCCTACTACCTGCTCAAGGGCAACCCGAGCGGGAGCGACTCCGGCGAGTACTGGAGCATCATCGGCGAGACCGGCGGCGAACAGATCATGCGCTCCTGCGAGAAAACCGGCTGCAGCCTCTGA
- a CDS encoding branched-chain amino acid ABC transporter permease produces MSLASNVLEGVIYGASLGMLYVLVAMGLTLIFGLMDVVNFAHGAFVTLGAYFGITFLDLTGNFWVSMVLAGVVVAVIGLVIERTFIKRLYEENPIYQLLLTFGLALLLEGAVIIVYGQDNQLLSAPSMLQGTPVAIGPATIPQYRVFLIVFTGILVAAVWLAIQRTKLGLIVKAGIEDRERAEMLGIRLSYINMLIMAVGAGLAAVSGFLSGPLLGVSPHLGTGLLIISFVIVVIGGLGNIKGTIVAGLLVGILYSLTSFFYPSLADPSIYVAMVVVLLVKPQGLFGGVEA; encoded by the coding sequence ATGTCTCTCGCCTCAAACGTCCTCGAGGGCGTCATCTACGGTGCGTCGCTAGGGATGCTCTACGTCCTCGTGGCGATGGGCCTGACGCTCATCTTCGGGCTGATGGATGTCGTCAACTTCGCCCACGGGGCGTTCGTGACGCTCGGCGCCTACTTCGGCATCACGTTCCTCGACCTGACGGGGAACTTCTGGGTGTCGATGGTCCTGGCCGGCGTGGTCGTCGCCGTCATCGGGCTGGTCATCGAGCGGACGTTCATCAAGCGGCTGTACGAGGAGAACCCGATCTACCAGCTGCTGTTGACGTTCGGGCTGGCGCTGCTGCTCGAGGGCGCGGTCATCATCGTCTACGGGCAGGACAACCAGCTCCTCTCGGCCCCCTCGATGCTCCAGGGCACCCCCGTCGCCATCGGCCCGGCGACCATCCCCCAGTACCGCGTGTTCCTCATCGTCTTCACGGGCATCCTCGTCGCAGCCGTCTGGCTGGCGATCCAGCGGACGAAGCTGGGACTCATCGTGAAGGCCGGCATCGAGGACCGTGAACGGGCCGAGATGCTGGGCATCCGGCTCAGCTACATCAACATGCTCATCATGGCTGTCGGGGCCGGGCTGGCAGCGGTCTCGGGCTTCCTGAGCGGCCCGTTGCTCGGCGTCAGCCCCCATCTCGGGACGGGCCTGCTCATCATCAGCTTCGTCATCGTCGTCATCGGTGGGCTGGGCAACATCAAGGGCACCATCGTCGCGGGACTGCTGGTGGGCATCCTCTACTCGCTCACCTCCTTCTTCTACCCCAGCCTGGCCGACCCCAGCATCTACGTGGCGATGGTCGTCGTCCTGCTGGTGAAACCGCAGGGCCTGTTCGGTGGGGTGGAGGCATGA
- a CDS encoding branched-chain amino acid ABC transporter permease: MNERVTGRGEYRQLAERLLDSPVRLAVYAVFLLALPRVFPIGLATQIAIFGLFALAFNLLFGYSGLLSFGHALFLGTGAYAAALVVIHFDGPPVAAILLAVVVLEGAIALVAGLLSLRLSGVYFSMITLAFGQFFYELSYTMDGLTGGSDGLLGVYRPSLFGAGLVELSDADNFYTLVAALTFLVLLFGFLMTRSTFGRTLRAIRENEERTRALGVNTYRVKVLIFAISGMLAGVAGALQGLYLRFVSPDVLFWAVSGDAVLNTLVGGMQTLFGPIVGALFLHWLEDTFFGTAPGAWNVLLGAVFVFFVLFARSGIVGVFRTALRRVADRLDRGGGGGDDVALSSTTESDD; this comes from the coding sequence ATGAACGAGCGCGTGACCGGCCGGGGAGAGTATCGACAGCTGGCCGAGCGGCTGCTCGACTCGCCGGTCAGACTGGCCGTCTACGCCGTCTTCCTCCTCGCGCTGCCGCGCGTCTTCCCCATCGGCCTCGCGACGCAGATCGCCATCTTCGGCCTGTTCGCACTCGCGTTCAACCTGCTGTTCGGTTACAGCGGCCTGCTGTCGTTCGGCCACGCCCTGTTCCTCGGGACGGGGGCGTACGCCGCGGCGCTGGTCGTCATCCACTTCGATGGCCCCCCGGTGGCCGCCATCCTGCTTGCGGTGGTGGTGCTGGAGGGGGCCATCGCGCTCGTGGCGGGGCTGCTGTCGCTCCGGCTGAGCGGTGTCTACTTCTCGATGATCACCCTGGCGTTCGGCCAGTTCTTCTACGAACTGTCGTACACCATGGACGGGCTCACCGGGGGCTCGGACGGGCTGCTCGGCGTCTACCGGCCGTCGCTGTTCGGCGCTGGCCTCGTCGAGCTCTCCGACGCGGACAACTTCTACACCCTGGTCGCCGCGCTGACGTTCCTCGTCCTGCTGTTCGGCTTCCTGATGACTCGCTCGACGTTCGGTCGGACGCTGCGGGCGATCCGCGAGAACGAGGAGCGGACCAGGGCGCTCGGGGTGAACACGTACCGCGTCAAGGTGCTCATCTTCGCCATCTCGGGGATGCTCGCCGGCGTGGCCGGCGCGCTGCAGGGCCTGTACCTGCGGTTCGTGAGTCCGGACGTGCTGTTCTGGGCGGTCTCCGGCGACGCGGTGCTGAACACGCTCGTCGGCGGGATGCAGACGCTGTTCGGCCCCATCGTCGGGGCGCTGTTCCTCCACTGGCTGGAGGACACGTTCTTCGGCACGGCCCCCGGCGCGTGGAACGTCCTGCTGGGCGCGGTGTTCGTCTTCTTCGTCCTGTTCGCCCGCAGTGGCATCGTCGGCGTGTTCCGGACGGCGCTCCGGCGCGTCGCCGACCGACTCGACCGCGGTGGCGGCGGGGGCGACGACGTGGCGCTGTCGAGCACCACGGAGTCGGACGACTGA